Proteins encoded in a region of the Acidobacteriota bacterium genome:
- a CDS encoding UbiA family prenyltransferase, giving the protein MQSAGKLIKAEKWWNDKAPPVLGLAFFLLAISDGEIALARAAAMLVAFMVTFIGVAGFGHVINDLCDVDHDRAVGKHNTMVDRSRWQTGAILALLMAVAWLPWLVLPANRWNLSLIALQLLLLTVYAASPLRFKARAVPGVITDALYAYTVPALITWTTFGHMVGEPVSRPLLMAALLPWSFCAGLRGILNHQYLDADNDRRSGVTTFATRYGPAVTLSLLSRIVLPAEAIGFVVMTVAYGVDLRFYVAGVLAFFAWRVFQLTYVMQTTLWVPWRLAPELAVKLYGYELLSEYYRGWYPLFMLVGLSWRWPEYVVLLVAYLAVFQNGLVNFFRYDLRSIPAGVARMTHRDG; this is encoded by the coding sequence ATGCAGTCTGCCGGCAAACTGATCAAGGCGGAGAAATGGTGGAACGACAAGGCGCCGCCGGTGTTGGGCCTGGCGTTTTTCCTGCTGGCCATCAGCGATGGTGAGATTGCCCTGGCTCGCGCTGCGGCGATGCTCGTCGCGTTCATGGTCACGTTCATCGGCGTGGCGGGTTTCGGCCATGTGATCAACGACCTCTGTGACGTTGACCACGACCGCGCCGTTGGCAAGCACAACACCATGGTGGACCGGTCGCGATGGCAGACGGGCGCCATCCTGGCGTTGCTGATGGCCGTGGCGTGGCTACCCTGGCTTGTCCTGCCGGCCAACCGCTGGAACCTCTCGCTGATTGCCCTGCAGTTGCTCCTGCTCACCGTCTACGCCGCATCGCCGTTGCGGTTCAAGGCGCGGGCGGTTCCCGGTGTGATCACTGACGCCTTGTACGCGTACACGGTTCCGGCACTCATCACCTGGACCACGTTCGGTCACATGGTGGGGGAACCCGTGTCGCGGCCGCTCCTGATGGCGGCGCTGCTCCCCTGGTCGTTCTGTGCCGGGCTCCGCGGCATCCTGAACCACCAGTATCTCGACGCCGACAACGATCGGCGTTCAGGGGTCACCACCTTCGCGACGCGCTACGGCCCTGCCGTCACCCTCAGCCTGCTCAGCCGGATCGTGCTCCCGGCCGAGGCTATCGGTTTCGTGGTGATGACGGTCGCCTACGGGGTTGACCTGCGTTTCTACGTCGCCGGCGTACTCGCCTTTTTCGCCTGGAGGGTCTTCCAACTGACGTATGTGATGCAGACGACACTGTGGGTTCCGTGGCGGCTGGCCCCTGAACTCGCGGTGAAGCTCTACGGATACGAACTGCTCAGCGAGTATTACCGAGGCTGGTACCCGCTGTTCATGCTCGTCGGACTGTCGTGGCGTTGGCCCGAGTACGTCGTGCTGCTCGTGGCCTATCTTGCGGTCTTCCAGAACGGCCTGGTGAACTTCTTCAGATACGATCTCAGGTCCATTCCGGCAGGGGTCGCCAGAATGACACATCGAGATGGCTGA
- the asnB gene encoding asparagine synthase (glutamine-hydrolyzing) — protein MCGIVAIVTPEAWGQSAATVTRMVSALRHRGPDSQGLHDFGRCVLGSARLSIVDVDGGDQPILSADAQTGVTFNGAIYGFRQLKAALSDFPFKTGTDTEVILALHAKHGDGFLSHLPGMFAFALWDGPRQTLTCARDRFGEKPLYFAQGSQGEFVVASEIKALLASGLVEPVLSRQALSHYIQRLHVHPTQTIYANVHVLPPAHMLRFHNGRLEVARYWEPPDVTEGMTMPDAVERFRELFDAAVQKQLVADVPVGVFLSGGVDSSTVAAVASRHTQGLKTFSFGFRQGVENELPFARGMAARYGTHHFELADEDVDVSALLWRMQDIYDEPFGDSSNIPTFLISEFARRHVTVALGGDGADELLGGYLCWSRHLLNAPAGTSPLVYRYAHADRVYFTPEQQRQLGHTGETDSLIDYRRYRTGTVGDMLRFDMELYLPGDVLVKTDRASMASSLELRAPFLDVDVASFCLSLPDHLKVDDAREKLLLREAYGSSWTPEIRTRAKQGFGGPMSEWLASPELAEMKREYLGDRNQSIFGVLDFNGVQPFVESNNQQTWSLLVLALWMSRHPCSLPAN, from the coding sequence ATGTGCGGCATTGTCGCGATCGTGACGCCCGAAGCGTGGGGGCAATCGGCGGCCACGGTCACCCGAATGGTCTCGGCGCTTCGGCATCGGGGCCCCGACAGCCAGGGTCTCCATGATTTCGGACGGTGCGTGCTGGGCAGTGCCCGCCTCAGCATCGTCGATGTGGACGGCGGAGACCAACCCATCCTCTCGGCCGACGCCCAAACCGGGGTGACTTTCAACGGGGCCATCTACGGGTTCAGGCAACTGAAGGCGGCACTCTCCGACTTTCCGTTCAAGACCGGCACCGACACAGAAGTGATTCTGGCGCTGCATGCGAAGCACGGCGACGGCTTTCTCTCCCACCTGCCCGGCATGTTCGCGTTTGCGCTCTGGGACGGTCCTCGCCAGACGCTCACGTGTGCGCGGGATCGTTTCGGCGAGAAGCCGCTGTATTTCGCGCAAGGGTCTCAAGGCGAGTTTGTTGTCGCATCAGAAATCAAGGCCCTGCTCGCATCGGGCCTGGTCGAGCCGGTTCTCAGTCGGCAGGCCTTGAGTCACTACATTCAACGCCTGCACGTCCACCCGACCCAGACGATCTACGCCAACGTGCACGTGCTGCCGCCCGCGCATATGCTGCGTTTTCACAACGGCCGGCTGGAGGTGGCGCGCTATTGGGAGCCGCCGGACGTGACCGAAGGCATGACAATGCCGGACGCGGTGGAGCGATTTCGTGAATTGTTCGACGCGGCCGTCCAGAAGCAACTGGTGGCCGACGTCCCTGTCGGCGTGTTCCTGAGCGGGGGTGTTGATTCCAGTACCGTCGCGGCCGTGGCCAGCCGCCACACGCAGGGATTGAAGACGTTTTCGTTCGGATTCCGCCAGGGCGTCGAGAATGAGCTGCCGTTTGCGCGCGGCATGGCGGCACGTTACGGCACGCACCACTTCGAGCTGGCCGATGAAGATGTCGACGTGTCGGCGCTGCTCTGGCGAATGCAGGACATCTATGACGAACCGTTCGGCGATTCGTCCAACATCCCGACGTTCCTCATCAGTGAGTTCGCGAGGCGTCATGTGACCGTGGCGCTTGGCGGAGACGGCGCGGACGAACTGCTCGGCGGATACCTGTGCTGGTCGCGTCACCTCCTCAACGCCCCTGCCGGCACCAGCCCGCTTGTGTATCGGTACGCACACGCCGACCGCGTCTACTTCACGCCGGAACAGCAGCGGCAACTGGGACACACCGGCGAGACAGACTCCCTCATCGACTATCGACGGTATCGGACTGGGACGGTGGGCGATATGCTGCGGTTCGACATGGAACTCTATCTTCCCGGTGACGTACTCGTGAAAACCGACCGGGCATCGATGGCCAGCAGCCTCGAGTTGCGTGCGCCATTCCTTGATGTGGACGTGGCCAGCTTCTGTCTGTCGCTTCCCGACCATCTGAAGGTGGACGACGCGCGCGAGAAACTGCTGCTGCGAGAGGCGTATGGGTCATCGTGGACGCCAGAAATTCGCACCCGGGCCAAGCAGGGCTTCGGGGGCCCCATGAGCGAGTGGCTCGCCAGTCCGGAACTCGCCGAGATGAAGCGCGAGTATCTCGGCGACCGCAATCAGTCAATCTTCGGCGTCCTCGATTTTAATGGGGTGCAGCCGTTCGTCGAATCCAACAACCAGCAGACGTGGAGCCTGCTCGTGCTCGCCCTCTGGATGTCCAGGCACCCATGCAGTCTGCCGGCAAACTGA
- a CDS encoding phytanoyl-CoA dioxygenase family protein, which yields MNWSSRLMARFSRSVAREDSAVRPAFHDAAVQQQFDCDGFVVVPFIDPDRLEQLRQLFATVDSGIGSGFYVSLHSSDVSHRVAVGEGLQRICGDLPARYLRDYRMLVGTFAVKFPGPGGEQGAHQDLSFVDESRFASVNCWFPLAEVGANDGPLMVMKGSHRLFPKNRGPFQPLFHRPGLRDVIVSRYLIAPEVKVGEAVLFNSRLVHYSPPSTGARARVAVLLSTIPREVEPRFYYTHPDGGIEVFKVAADFFYRFDPRAEPADGTSLGRLSQATPVITAEDIARFYRQHPELR from the coding sequence GTGAATTGGTCTTCTCGCCTGATGGCGCGGTTCTCCCGGTCGGTGGCCCGGGAGGATTCGGCCGTGCGGCCGGCGTTCCATGATGCCGCGGTACAGCAGCAGTTCGATTGCGATGGTTTTGTCGTCGTGCCGTTCATCGATCCCGATCGACTGGAACAGCTCCGGCAGTTGTTCGCGACGGTGGACTCGGGAATTGGCTCAGGATTTTATGTCAGTCTGCACAGCAGCGACGTGAGTCACCGTGTGGCGGTGGGCGAGGGGCTGCAACGAATCTGCGGCGACCTCCCGGCACGGTATCTGCGGGACTACCGGATGCTGGTAGGGACATTCGCTGTTAAGTTCCCAGGTCCAGGCGGCGAACAAGGCGCCCACCAGGACCTCTCGTTTGTTGACGAGAGCCGTTTTGCCTCAGTGAACTGCTGGTTTCCGCTGGCAGAAGTCGGGGCCAACGACGGCCCCTTGATGGTCATGAAAGGCAGCCATCGACTGTTTCCGAAGAACCGGGGCCCCTTCCAGCCGCTGTTTCACCGACCGGGGCTCCGCGATGTGATTGTCAGCCGCTACCTGATCGCGCCAGAGGTCAAGGTCGGCGAGGCTGTCCTGTTCAACAGTCGTCTGGTGCACTACTCGCCGCCCAGTACGGGCGCACGCGCGCGCGTGGCTGTCTTGCTCTCGACGATCCCTCGGGAAGTCGAGCCGCGTTTTTACTATACGCATCCGGACGGCGGCATCGAGGTGTTCAAGGTGGCTGCAGACTTTTTCTACCGGTTCGACCCTCGTGCCGAGCCGGCAGATGGCACCAGCCTCGGACGCCTCTCGCAGGCCACTCCCGTGATTACGGCAGAGGATATCGCCCGTTTCTATCGCCAGCACCCGGAGCTCAGGTGA
- a CDS encoding phytanoyl-CoA dioxygenase family protein — protein MRKTFRDEALQRKLEQSGFVVTPFLGGEPMDRFVELVNRLLNAGDHDNMYIAAGYKLTLFNKDPEYKKFLFEALLPTVQARTDEIAEDYEVYSINIFSKEPGDRFTDMHCNATLIDESVATSVSFWIPLDETDASNSTLEVVEGSHKLVDPMRSLNHPRIFDSLSQTMRDLFTPLRVRKGECVVIDDSLIHWTNTNSSDRTRTALQVVMHPKEMEPHTYYYQPELGRMQKYRSSREFVINRALFDKPADEFLIAEFPHTVPSCSEQELVAALADRRSP, from the coding sequence ATGAGAAAGACGTTTCGGGATGAGGCGCTTCAGAGGAAGCTCGAACAATCCGGCTTTGTGGTGACTCCCTTCCTGGGTGGGGAACCCATGGATCGATTTGTCGAGTTGGTCAATCGACTCCTGAATGCCGGGGACCACGACAACATGTACATCGCCGCCGGCTACAAGCTGACCTTGTTCAACAAGGATCCCGAATACAAGAAATTCCTCTTTGAGGCACTTCTTCCGACCGTTCAAGCGAGGACGGATGAAATTGCGGAAGACTACGAGGTCTACTCGATCAACATTTTCAGCAAAGAGCCAGGCGACCGGTTCACCGACATGCATTGCAACGCCACCCTGATTGATGAATCAGTGGCGACTTCTGTTAGCTTCTGGATCCCTCTGGATGAGACCGACGCGTCCAACAGCACGCTTGAGGTAGTGGAAGGCAGTCACAAGCTGGTCGACCCGATGCGATCCCTGAACCACCCGAGGATTTTTGACAGCCTGAGCCAGACGATGCGGGACTTGTTTACGCCGCTTCGAGTCAGAAAGGGCGAATGTGTGGTGATTGATGACAGCCTGATCCACTGGACCAACACCAATTCGTCCGACAGAACCAGGACGGCGCTCCAGGTCGTCATGCATCCGAAGGAAATGGAGCCTCATACCTACTACTACCAGCCTGAGCTCGGGCGGATGCAGAAGTACCGGTCATCGAGGGAGTTCGTCATCAACCGCGCTCTGTTTGACAAGCCGGCCGATGAGTTCCTGATTGCCGAATTTCCTCACACCGTACCCAGCTGCTCGGAACAGGAGCTTGTCGCGGCCCTGGCTGACCGACGATCACCTTAG